One segment of Macrotis lagotis isolate mMagLag1 chromosome 1, bilby.v1.9.chrom.fasta, whole genome shotgun sequence DNA contains the following:
- the GCG gene encoding pro-glucagon → MKNIYFLAGLFIMLVQSSWQHSLQDTEEKPRPYTDSQTEPLDDNLMNEDKRHSQGTFTSDYSKYLDSRRAQDFVQWLMSTKRNGNKVAKRHDEFERHAEGTFTSDVSSYLEGQAAKEFIAWLVKGRGRRAFPEEVTIVEELGRRHADGSFSDEMNTVLDNLATRDFINWLLQTKVTDR, encoded by the exons atgaaaaacatttacttCCTGGCTGGGTTGTTCATAATGCTGGTACAAAGCAGTTGGCAACATTCCCTTCAAGACACAGAAGAAAAGCCCAG ACCATACACAGATTCCCAGACAGAACCATTAGATGATAATCTGATGAATGAAGACAAACGTCACTCACAGGGCACATTCACCAGTGACTACAGCAAATATCTGGATTCCAGACGAGCCCAAGACTTTGTGCAGTGGTTGATGAGCACCAAACGGAATGG gaATAAAGTTGCCAAACGCCATGATGAATTTGAGAGACATGCTGAGGGTACATTTACCAGTGATGTCAGTTCTTATTTGGAAGGTCAAGCTGCCAAGGAATTCATTGCTTGGTTGGTGAAAGGCAGAGGAAGGAGAGC ttttccagaAGAAGTCACTATAGTTGAAGAGCTTGGCAGAAGACATGCTGATGGTTCTTTCTCTGATGAGATGAATACAGTTCTGGATAACCTTGCTACCAGGGATTTCATCAATTGGCTGCTTCAGACCAAAGTTACTGACAGGTGA